A DNA window from Myxocyprinus asiaticus isolate MX2 ecotype Aquarium Trade chromosome 15, UBuf_Myxa_2, whole genome shotgun sequence contains the following coding sequences:
- the LOC127453100 gene encoding neurogenic locus notch homolog protein 1-like isoform X5 produces MVNEQIISSHHRYGYIQYCRNHYDNSHCDQGCNTAPCGWDGSDCYRNQYPIWAKGTLILHTRIPFQRGPFQNSSILWALSTVLQTSVKLRGMAPFHTNKDLLTVDTRQLADLYTQKPSYDSEGSVLFLQLDNRPCSRLPSTCFQYSIEAAHFLRAMLSQNHATFPMITEIQAAVISMRGVDEEIGVREEVKLPNEKHNASPTWMWPVVGVVTGLAVAVIIAVVFLWLKRRRQRRKCGERVRHRSTVTDSNNGSKAWMQRADHQEKRGREKDRNGIKKKMKGKELGKRRKEPVGEDAVRMRPHRKELDIGSDTDVTQSSMEDINRTICDHRSPDQKHFQTNHQQPRMLGEICTYFTPPRGWERNAVPTPQRPPRNTAPVQWCGPDGSVVLIRAVRSGLDRVVLELLRAGVPVNNTDHTGRSALHWACSVNHLPLTRTLIRYGAAVDLQEHKGETALFLSALHGCYDTARFLLLNGANQELSDCKGRRPLDVAREGLHHQVLELLLAHRVQRGQVPLDPATEMLWDDRAYVYSPWVASPPPLPGRSASFSGVIGPRGMASPPPSDWQMGRAQCSSPQNWRPAPNQSATALVSPRIHGRPSRPISTLQEVTSEVEDMEREMTQDVTRAATPHFLSPHPAPRQRSFSCTQHALNRRSSGNQSELSVATAAEKIANEHVEIVVVPHPKEMPSQSESKNTGIGPNAAQFDSERENTRNCNSKIQNERINNESSISIQTCM; encoded by the exons ATGGTCAATGAGCAGATTATCTCGAG CCATCATCGCTACG GATATATTCAGTACTGCCGGAATCACTATGACAACAGTCACTGCGATCAGGGCTGCAACACTGCCCCCTGTGGATGGGATGGCTCGGACTGCTACAGGAACCAGTACCCCATCTGGGCAAAAGGGACACTCATTTTACACACTAGAATTCCATTCCAGAGGGGTCCATTCCAGAACAGCTCTATTTTATGGGCTTTAAGCACTGTCCTTCAGACCAGTGTTAAACTCAGAGGCATGGCACCTTTCCATACCAACAAAGACCTTCTTACAGTAGATACTCGACAGCTCGCTGACCTGTACACTCAAAAACCATCCTATGACAGTGAAGG ATCAGTGTTATTCCTGCAGTTGGACAACAGACCATGCTCCCGTCTTCCCTCCACCTGTTTCCAGTATTCCATTGAAGCTGCACACTTCCTGCGTGCCATGCTGTCACAGAATCATGCCACATTTCCCATGATCACAGAAATCCAGGCAGCTGTAATCAGTATGCGGGGAGTTGATGAGGAAATAGGAGTCAGAGAGGAGGTGAAACTCCCAAACGAGAAACACAACG CCTCCCCTACCTGGATGTGGCCTGTGGTTGGTGTGGTGACTGGACTGGCAGTGGCGGTGATTATTGCAGTGGTGTTCCTGTGGTTAAAGAGAAGACGACAGCGGCGAAAGTGTGGAGAGCGAGTTCGTCACAGGTCAACGGTAACAGACAGCAATAATGGCAGCAAGGCCTGGATGCAGCGCGCTGACCACCAGGagaaaagaggaagagagaaagacagaaatggGATAAAGAAAAAGATGAAAGGAAAAGAGTTGGGAAAAAGACGTAAAGAACCCGTTGGCGAGGATGCAGTTCGTATGCG GCCCCACAGGAAGGAACTGGACATCGGAAGTGACACAGATGTGACCCAAAGTTCTATGGAGGACATCAACAGGACAATCTGTGACCACAGATCACCAGACCAAAAACACTTCCAGACCAACCACCAGCAACCCCGCATGCTAGGTGAAATCTGTACCTACTTCA CTCCCCCTAGAGGATGGGAGAGGAATGCTGTTCCTACACCTCAAAGACCACCTAGAAAT ACTGCTCCAGTGCAGTGGTGCGGTCCAGATGGATCGGTCGTGCTGATCCGAGCTGTCAGGAGTGGCCTTGACCGAGTGGTTCTGGAGCTCCTGAGAGCCGGAGTCCCAGTTAATAACACTGACCATACGG GGAGATCTGCCCTCCACTGGGCATGCTCAGTAAATCACCTCCCATTGACAAGGACTCTCATTCGCTACGGTGCTGCAGTGGACTTGCAGGAGCATAAG GGTGAAACAGCTTTGTTTCTCTCAGCTCTCCATGGTTGCTATGATACGGCACGATTCCTCCTCCTTAATGGGGCCAATCAAGAGCTGTCTGACTGCAAAGGGCGGCGGCCACTGGATGTAGCTCGGGAGGGCTTACATCACCAAGTCCTCGAGCTCTTATTGGCTCACAGAGTTCAGAGGGGGCAGGTTCCTCTAGATCCAGCCACTGAGATGCTTTGGGACGATCGTGCTTATGTGTATTCACCGTGGGTCGCCTCGCCTCCACCTTTACCTGGAAGAAGTGCCTCTTTTTCAGGGGTCATAGGTCCCAGAGGGATGGCATCACCTCCACCTAG TGATTGGCAGATGGGCAGAGCACAATGCTCCTCCCCCCAGAACTGGCGTCCAGCACCCAACCAATCAGCGACAGCATTGGTAAGCCCCAGGATTCATGGCCGGCCATCTCGGCCTATCAGTACTCTTCAGGAAGTGACATCAGAGGTGGAGGACATGGAGAGGGAGATGACCCAGGATGTTACTCGAGCGGCAACACCTCACTTCCTGTCTCCTCATCCAGCACCTCGACAGCGCTCGTTCTCTTGTACTCAGCATGCGCTGAACCGTCGCTCCAGTGGCAACCAATCAGAGCTGTCCGTTGCCACAGCAGCAGAGAAAATAGCCAATGAGCATGTTGAAATAGTGGTTGTGCCCCACCCTAAAGAAATGCCCAGCCAATCAGAAAGTAAAAACACAGGAATTGGGCCGAATGCAGCCCAGTTTGACTCTGAGAGAGAGAATACTAGGAACTGCAATTCTAAAATCCAGAATGAGAGAATCAATAATGAGTCCAGCATCTCTATCCAAACCTGCATGTGA
- the LOC127453100 gene encoding neurogenic locus notch homolog protein 1-like isoform X7, giving the protein MAPFHTNKDLLTVDTRQLADLYTQKPSYDSEGSVLFLQLDNRPCSRLPSTCFQYSIEAAHFLRAMLSQNHATFPMITEIQAAVISMRGVDEEIGVREEVKLPNEKHNASPTWMWPVVGVVTGLAVAVIIAVVFLWLKRRRQRRKCGERVRHRSTVTDSNNGSKAWMQRADHQEKRGREKDRNGIKKKMKGKELGKRRKEPVGEDAVRMRPHRKELDIGSDTDVTQSSMEDINRTICDHRSPDQKHFQTNHQQPRMLGEICTYFTPPRGWERNAVPTPQRPPRNTAPVQWCGPDGSVVLIRAVRSGLDRVVLELLRAGVPVNNTDHTGRSALHWACSVNHLPLTRTLIRYGAAVDLQEHKGETALFLSALHGCYDTARFLLLNGANQELSDCKGRRPLDVAREGLHHQVLELLLAHRVQRGQVPLDPATEMLWDDRAYVYSPWVASPPPLPGRSASFSGVIGPRGMASPPPSDWQMGRAQCSSPQNWRPAPNQSATALVSPRIHGRPSRPISTLQEVTSEVEDMEREMTQDVTRAATPHFLSPHPAPRQRSFSCTQHALNRRSSGNQSELSVATAAEKIANEHVEIVVVPHPKEMPSQSESKNTGIGPNAAQFDSERENTRNCNSKIQNERINNESSISIQTCM; this is encoded by the exons ATGGCACCTTTCCATACCAACAAAGACCTTCTTACAGTAGATACTCGACAGCTCGCTGACCTGTACACTCAAAAACCATCCTATGACAGTGAAGG ATCAGTGTTATTCCTGCAGTTGGACAACAGACCATGCTCCCGTCTTCCCTCCACCTGTTTCCAGTATTCCATTGAAGCTGCACACTTCCTGCGTGCCATGCTGTCACAGAATCATGCCACATTTCCCATGATCACAGAAATCCAGGCAGCTGTAATCAGTATGCGGGGAGTTGATGAGGAAATAGGAGTCAGAGAGGAGGTGAAACTCCCAAACGAGAAACACAACG CCTCCCCTACCTGGATGTGGCCTGTGGTTGGTGTGGTGACTGGACTGGCAGTGGCGGTGATTATTGCAGTGGTGTTCCTGTGGTTAAAGAGAAGACGACAGCGGCGAAAGTGTGGAGAGCGAGTTCGTCACAGGTCAACGGTAACAGACAGCAATAATGGCAGCAAGGCCTGGATGCAGCGCGCTGACCACCAGGagaaaagaggaagagagaaagacagaaatggGATAAAGAAAAAGATGAAAGGAAAAGAGTTGGGAAAAAGACGTAAAGAACCCGTTGGCGAGGATGCAGTTCGTATGCG GCCCCACAGGAAGGAACTGGACATCGGAAGTGACACAGATGTGACCCAAAGTTCTATGGAGGACATCAACAGGACAATCTGTGACCACAGATCACCAGACCAAAAACACTTCCAGACCAACCACCAGCAACCCCGCATGCTAGGTGAAATCTGTACCTACTTCA CTCCCCCTAGAGGATGGGAGAGGAATGCTGTTCCTACACCTCAAAGACCACCTAGAAAT ACTGCTCCAGTGCAGTGGTGCGGTCCAGATGGATCGGTCGTGCTGATCCGAGCTGTCAGGAGTGGCCTTGACCGAGTGGTTCTGGAGCTCCTGAGAGCCGGAGTCCCAGTTAATAACACTGACCATACGG GGAGATCTGCCCTCCACTGGGCATGCTCAGTAAATCACCTCCCATTGACAAGGACTCTCATTCGCTACGGTGCTGCAGTGGACTTGCAGGAGCATAAG GGTGAAACAGCTTTGTTTCTCTCAGCTCTCCATGGTTGCTATGATACGGCACGATTCCTCCTCCTTAATGGGGCCAATCAAGAGCTGTCTGACTGCAAAGGGCGGCGGCCACTGGATGTAGCTCGGGAGGGCTTACATCACCAAGTCCTCGAGCTCTTATTGGCTCACAGAGTTCAGAGGGGGCAGGTTCCTCTAGATCCAGCCACTGAGATGCTTTGGGACGATCGTGCTTATGTGTATTCACCGTGGGTCGCCTCGCCTCCACCTTTACCTGGAAGAAGTGCCTCTTTTTCAGGGGTCATAGGTCCCAGAGGGATGGCATCACCTCCACCTAG TGATTGGCAGATGGGCAGAGCACAATGCTCCTCCCCCCAGAACTGGCGTCCAGCACCCAACCAATCAGCGACAGCATTGGTAAGCCCCAGGATTCATGGCCGGCCATCTCGGCCTATCAGTACTCTTCAGGAAGTGACATCAGAGGTGGAGGACATGGAGAGGGAGATGACCCAGGATGTTACTCGAGCGGCAACACCTCACTTCCTGTCTCCTCATCCAGCACCTCGACAGCGCTCGTTCTCTTGTACTCAGCATGCGCTGAACCGTCGCTCCAGTGGCAACCAATCAGAGCTGTCCGTTGCCACAGCAGCAGAGAAAATAGCCAATGAGCATGTTGAAATAGTGGTTGTGCCCCACCCTAAAGAAATGCCCAGCCAATCAGAAAGTAAAAACACAGGAATTGGGCCGAATGCAGCCCAGTTTGACTCTGAGAGAGAGAATACTAGGAACTGCAATTCTAAAATCCAGAATGAGAGAATCAATAATGAGTCCAGCATCTCTATCCAAACCTGCATGTGA
- the LOC127453100 gene encoding neurogenic locus notch homolog protein 1-like isoform X3 — translation MAGKTCQAKFANAVCDKECSSSACLRDGFDCLTDRGTCIAGYIQYCRNHYDNSHCDQGCNTAPCGWDGSDCYRNQYPIWAKGTLILHTRIPFQRGPFQNSSILWALSTVLQTSVKLRGMAPFHTNKDLLTVDTRQLADLYTQKPSYDSEGSVLFLQLDNRPCSRLPSTCFQYSIEAAHFLRAMLSQNHATFPMITEIQAAVISMRGVDEEIGVREEVKLPNEKHNASPTWMWPVVGVVTGLAVAVIIAVVFLWLKRRRQRRKCGERVRHRSTVTDSNNGSKAWMQRADHQEKRGREKDRNGIKKKMKGKELGKRRKEPVGEDAVRMRPHRKELDIGSDTDVTQSSMEDINRTICDHRSPDQKHFQTNHQQPRMLGEICTYFTPPRGWERNAVPTPQRPPRNTAPVQWCGPDGSVVLIRAVRSGLDRVVLELLRAGVPVNNTDHTGRSALHWACSVNHLPLTRTLIRYGAAVDLQEHKGETALFLSALHGCYDTARFLLLNGANQELSDCKGRRPLDVAREGLHHQVLELLLAHRVQRGQVPLDPATEMLWDDRAYVYSPWVASPPPLPGRSASFSGVIGPRGMASPPPSDWQMGRAQCSSPQNWRPAPNQSATALVSPRIHGRPSRPISTLQEVTSEVEDMEREMTQDVTRAATPHFLSPHPAPRQRSFSCTQHALNRRSSGNQSELSVATAAEKIANEHVEIVVVPHPKEMPSQSESKNTGIGPNAAQFDSERENTRNCNSKIQNERINNESSISIQTCM, via the exons ATGGCAGGCAAAACATGCCAGGCCAAGTTTGCAAACGCAGTATGTGACAAGGAGTGCTCAAGTTCtgcgtgtctgagagatggattTGACTGTCTGACAGACAGAGGCACTTGCAT TGCAGGATATATTCAGTACTGCCGGAATCACTATGACAACAGTCACTGCGATCAGGGCTGCAACACTGCCCCCTGTGGATGGGATGGCTCGGACTGCTACAGGAACCAGTACCCCATCTGGGCAAAAGGGACACTCATTTTACACACTAGAATTCCATTCCAGAGGGGTCCATTCCAGAACAGCTCTATTTTATGGGCTTTAAGCACTGTCCTTCAGACCAGTGTTAAACTCAGAGGCATGGCACCTTTCCATACCAACAAAGACCTTCTTACAGTAGATACTCGACAGCTCGCTGACCTGTACACTCAAAAACCATCCTATGACAGTGAAGG ATCAGTGTTATTCCTGCAGTTGGACAACAGACCATGCTCCCGTCTTCCCTCCACCTGTTTCCAGTATTCCATTGAAGCTGCACACTTCCTGCGTGCCATGCTGTCACAGAATCATGCCACATTTCCCATGATCACAGAAATCCAGGCAGCTGTAATCAGTATGCGGGGAGTTGATGAGGAAATAGGAGTCAGAGAGGAGGTGAAACTCCCAAACGAGAAACACAACG CCTCCCCTACCTGGATGTGGCCTGTGGTTGGTGTGGTGACTGGACTGGCAGTGGCGGTGATTATTGCAGTGGTGTTCCTGTGGTTAAAGAGAAGACGACAGCGGCGAAAGTGTGGAGAGCGAGTTCGTCACAGGTCAACGGTAACAGACAGCAATAATGGCAGCAAGGCCTGGATGCAGCGCGCTGACCACCAGGagaaaagaggaagagagaaagacagaaatggGATAAAGAAAAAGATGAAAGGAAAAGAGTTGGGAAAAAGACGTAAAGAACCCGTTGGCGAGGATGCAGTTCGTATGCG GCCCCACAGGAAGGAACTGGACATCGGAAGTGACACAGATGTGACCCAAAGTTCTATGGAGGACATCAACAGGACAATCTGTGACCACAGATCACCAGACCAAAAACACTTCCAGACCAACCACCAGCAACCCCGCATGCTAGGTGAAATCTGTACCTACTTCA CTCCCCCTAGAGGATGGGAGAGGAATGCTGTTCCTACACCTCAAAGACCACCTAGAAAT ACTGCTCCAGTGCAGTGGTGCGGTCCAGATGGATCGGTCGTGCTGATCCGAGCTGTCAGGAGTGGCCTTGACCGAGTGGTTCTGGAGCTCCTGAGAGCCGGAGTCCCAGTTAATAACACTGACCATACGG GGAGATCTGCCCTCCACTGGGCATGCTCAGTAAATCACCTCCCATTGACAAGGACTCTCATTCGCTACGGTGCTGCAGTGGACTTGCAGGAGCATAAG GGTGAAACAGCTTTGTTTCTCTCAGCTCTCCATGGTTGCTATGATACGGCACGATTCCTCCTCCTTAATGGGGCCAATCAAGAGCTGTCTGACTGCAAAGGGCGGCGGCCACTGGATGTAGCTCGGGAGGGCTTACATCACCAAGTCCTCGAGCTCTTATTGGCTCACAGAGTTCAGAGGGGGCAGGTTCCTCTAGATCCAGCCACTGAGATGCTTTGGGACGATCGTGCTTATGTGTATTCACCGTGGGTCGCCTCGCCTCCACCTTTACCTGGAAGAAGTGCCTCTTTTTCAGGGGTCATAGGTCCCAGAGGGATGGCATCACCTCCACCTAG TGATTGGCAGATGGGCAGAGCACAATGCTCCTCCCCCCAGAACTGGCGTCCAGCACCCAACCAATCAGCGACAGCATTGGTAAGCCCCAGGATTCATGGCCGGCCATCTCGGCCTATCAGTACTCTTCAGGAAGTGACATCAGAGGTGGAGGACATGGAGAGGGAGATGACCCAGGATGTTACTCGAGCGGCAACACCTCACTTCCTGTCTCCTCATCCAGCACCTCGACAGCGCTCGTTCTCTTGTACTCAGCATGCGCTGAACCGTCGCTCCAGTGGCAACCAATCAGAGCTGTCCGTTGCCACAGCAGCAGAGAAAATAGCCAATGAGCATGTTGAAATAGTGGTTGTGCCCCACCCTAAAGAAATGCCCAGCCAATCAGAAAGTAAAAACACAGGAATTGGGCCGAATGCAGCCCAGTTTGACTCTGAGAGAGAGAATACTAGGAACTGCAATTCTAAAATCCAGAATGAGAGAATCAATAATGAGTCCAGCATCTCTATCCAAACCTGCATGTGA